The sequence TGCATCACGCGTTCAATTTCTTGGGCGCGACCGATCACTGGATCTAATTGTCCATCGCGTGCAGCCTGAGTTAAGTTGCGACCAAATTGATCGAGAACCAAAGACGTAGAAGGAGTACCTTCGCCTTGACCAGAGCCCGCACCTTGATTCTTCTCACCTTGGTATCCAGATAGTAGCTGAATCACCTGCTGGCGCACTCGATTTAAATCCGCTCCAAGCTTTACCAGCACCTGCGCCGCAACTCCTTCGCCTTCGCGAATCAAGCCAAGCAAGATGTGCTCGGTGCCAATATAGTTGTGGCCAAGTTGCAGTGCCTCACGCAAAGAGAGCTCTAGAACTTTCTTTGCACGTGGAGTAAAGGGAATGTGTCCGCTGGGGGCTTGCTGGCCCTGACCAATAATCTCCTCAACCTGAGCTCGGACTGCTTCAAGTGAGATGTCCATACCCTCAAGGGCTTTAGCAGCGACGCCTTCACCTTCGTGGATAAGACCCAGAAGGATGTGTTCGGTGCCAATGTAATTGTGGTTGAGCATCCGCGCTTCTTCTTGCGCTAATACAACTACACGGCGGGCTCTATCGGTAAACCGCTCAAACATGTGCAACTCCTCCTGCAATAACTCTTGACTTAATGTTAGACCGCAAGCGTGACTCATACCTGCGGACTTGGGCATCTTGCGAATGCTTAGCAATAGTGTTCCCACATTTTTAGGGTTTTATCGGAAAGTTGTCCGCTAGAGGCGAACAGTATTAGCGGCGAAAAAGCGAATCATCCCTGTGCAAATTCAGGGAACTCAGATCTATATGATTAACGAATCAAATCGCGCAGTGCAATGGTGGCATTACGATCTTGACCAACTCCGATAGCGCTTATTTGTGTTCCGCTGATCTCTTCAAGAAATTTCACATAACTTCGAGCATTAGCTGGTAGATCTTCAAGCGACTGAGCACCACTGATATCTTCGGTCCACCCTGGCAGCATTTCATAAATAGGTTTAGCGTGATGGAACTCTGTCTGCGTCATTGGGAGCTCGTCACTTCGCGTGCCATCAATGTCGTAGGCCACACAGACCGGAATCTGATCAAAGCCTGTGAGCACATCAAGTTTGGTTAAAAAGATATCGGTTAGTCCATTAATCCGAGTTGCGTAGCGAGCGATGGGCGCATCAAACCAGCCACAACGACGTGCCCGGCCAGTTGTAACTCCGCGCTCGCCACCAATTGTGCGCAAGCGCTCACCGTCTTCATCTAGAAGTTCTGTTGGGAACGGACCTGAACCAACTCGAGTTGTGTACGCCTTCAAAATTCCGATGACGCCCGTTATTTTGGTTGGACCAATTCCTGATCCTGCGCATGCACCTCCTGAGGTCGGATTACTCGAAGTGACGAACGGATAGGTACCATGGTCCACATCAAGTAGGGTTCCTTGTCCGCCCTCGAGTAGCACAACTTTGTCTTGGTCGAGAGCATTATTCAGTAGCAGCGCAGTGTCTGCGATGTAAGGACGAAGTCGCTCTGCGTATCCCAGTAATTCCTCAGCAACTTCATCAACTGCAATGGCACGCCGATTAAACACTTTCACCAGAACTTGGTTTTTGCTCATAAGAGAGCCTTCAATTTTTTCGCGCAAGATTTTTTCATCGAATAGGTCCTGTACCCGAAGACCTAGACGTGCAATTTTGTCTGAATAAGTTGGACCTATCCCTCGACCAGTAGTACCGATTTTGGACTTTCCGAGGAAGCGTTCTGTTACCTTATCTAGGGTCACATGATATGAAGTAATTAAGTGTGCATTCGCACTAATAACTAAGCGTGAAGTATCCACACCTTGCGATTCAAGTCCTTCAATTTCCTGAAATAGAACACCGGCATCAATAACTACACCGTTACCAATTACTGGAATAACTTCTGGTGTGAGGATCCCGCTAGGGAGTAAATGTAAGGCAAATTTCTTGTCGCCAATGACAACGGTGTGGCCAGCATTGTTGCCGCCTTGGTAGCGCACTACATAGTCAACACGACCGCCTAGTAAGTCAGTTGCTTTACCCTTGCCTTCATCGCCCCACTGGGCACCCACAAGCACTATGGCTGGCATGGATTCTCCTTGACCTTAAATAATTTTGCGTATCAGCTGCAACTACTCAAGATTAGTGGACAACAAACGATGCGCCCACAACGCATTGGTTGTGGGCGCATCTGGCTACTTAATGGTTAAATCGTGATGTCTAAATCGGCAATCTGACCTAGTTCAGCTTTTACTTCTGTTCTAGATGTACCGCCTGGCACGAGTGCAACTACTGTCCAAAGACCAGGAGCGGCGAAAAATCTGAATTCGCCCCGCGCTGAAAGGGGAACTTCAGCAACAAAATCTCCATTACGATCATTTAGCCGTGCATAGCCAGTGGCAACCGGTCCAGTCGTTGTACTGATTACTCCTTGAATAACCGCTTGCTTTGTCACATCTACATGGTCGAGAGAAACGCCGCCGACTACGGCGCCACAGGAGCTCATGCTTTTCCTGGTGCGTCGCCAAGCGCTACTGGGACGCCAACAAGTGAACCGTATTCGGTCCATGAACCGTCATAGTTTGTCACATTCTCAATACCAAGTAATTCGCGCAGTACAAACCAGGTATGTGAAGAGCGCTCACCAATTCGGCAATAGGCAATGGTGTCCTTATTTAGGTCAACGCCAGCACCTTCGTATAGCGCCTTCAACTCATCATCGGACTTGAAGGTGCCATCTTCGTTCGCAGCCTTACTCCATGGGATGTTTACCGCCGTAGGAACGTGTCCTGCTACCTGAGAGGTCTCTTGTGGTAGGTGTGCTGGGGCTAAAAGGCGACCCGCATACTCATCTGGTGAGCGAACATCGACCAAATTCTTGGTGCCAATCGCATTTAGCACGTCATCGCGGAACGAGCGCAATGAACGATCCTGATCTGTAGCTACATAATTAGTTACCGGACGAACGGTTGCTTCACTAACTAATTCGCGACCTTCAAGTTCCCACTTCTTGCGACCTCCGTCAAGCAAACGCACGTCCTGATGTCCATAAAGCTTCAGGTACCAGTAGGCATAAGCGGCAAACCAATTGTTATTACCGCCATAGAGCACTATGGTGTCATCGTTTGAAATACCTTTTGCTGATAGCAGAGCTTCAAGCGATTCCTTGCCAATGATGTCGCGACGCAAACCATCTTGCAATTCGGTCCGCCAATTTAGGCCGACTGCGCCACGGATGTGATTCGCTTCATATGCAGCGGTGTCTTCATCAACCTCGACGAAAACAATTTTTGGGTCGTCAATGTGGGCAACAGCCCATTCGGTATCAACGAGAACTTCGTTGCGTGCCATTATTTTCTCCTTGTATCTTGTTACTTAGTTTGAAAAGACTCGTTTGCCAATTAAATACATTTGGCATCCGAGGCAGAAATTGAATGCTCCATTTAAAAATGAGGCTGCAAGATGTAGCACCACAATCACTTGCGCTAGGACTTGCTGGTCTAGCGCTATCGCGACAAGAGCTGCTAATGCAAAGGTAAATCCAACTAACTGGGCAAACTTTGGCGGTGCCTCGTCTTCGAGCTCAGTTGGTTTTGCTAAGCGTGGCTGGACGAACTTGCGATAAATAACACCGTAAGGCTGAGCCGACAATCCGACAAAAGCTCCGAGCCCATGTGCCACCAGCTGAACGCCGAGTAAAACTACCGAAGTTGTGGTGGGCAGAGTAATAAGTGCCATCGCAACAACTGCAGTTGTGATGACTGCCCCGAACCTTGGGCCACGTGGATCGATTTGCTTGCTCATTTAATTCCTTTGCTAGATTTTCGGCTGGAAGCAGCCAAAACCGGCTGCGAATTAAGAGCAACTACACATAGCGGAACTCAAAAGACCAAAGTCAACGACGCGACGTTTGGTTAGCAATGGGCTATGTGGCACCCTTTTACTCTAAGCGAGGTTTCGATCTCTGCGAAATCAAATTTGTGCTATTGCAAACCATTTGCAGAAAAACATGTGTGCTTCTTCCATTAACCTAGTCGTCTGAGACTTTCTTCCCTAGGGGTACCAAATGGATACTGGCCTGAAGCTAGCAGTAATCACGCTTGCAGTATCAACAGTCATTGGAATAGTTATGCACTTTAGATCTGGACACATTAGGAAAACCATTCGAGATCTGCAAATTTCCGAGTCTGATTTGGGCAAACCACTAGGACAGCGGGCAACATTCATTCAATTCTCGAGCGCTTTCTGTCAACCATGTCGGGCCACCAAACTTTTACTTGGCAGCCTGATACAGAATGCCGAAGGTATTGGCCACATTGAAATTGATGCCGAGTCACATCTCGATTTGGTGCGGCGGCTTCATGTCACGCGCACGCCAACGACACTCGTAGTTGATGGCAAAGGGCGAATTGTAGGAAAAGCGGTTGGAGTACCCAAGAAGCAGGAAGTTCTAGCAACTATTGAGGCTCTTTCTGGAAACTGAATTACCCGAAATGCAGCCCACTCATGCCTACAGTTACACTCATTGTTAACCGAAAAAGTCAGGCAGGCAAGACATGGCAACCATTTTGTTATTGACCCGTGTTGTTACGCCATCCGTCTCGGTTCTGCCGGGTCTTGAGTTGCTCAGCCATCATGTCAAGACCATGACCCCTGAGCCAACAGCACTGCTATCCGCGCCTCCATGCGATCTGATTTTGGTTGACGCTAGAACTGATCTCCCAGCAGCTAGAAGTCTTTGTCGTTTGATGGAGGCGACTGGAAACGCATCACCAGTTATGGTGATTTCCACCGAGGGTGGCCTAGCAGCAATCGCTTCAGACTGGGGAATATCAGATGTCATTCTTGATACTGCTGGTCCAGCAGAAATTGAGACTCGAATCCGATTAGCAGTGGGACGAGTTGCTATTGAGAACCCGCAAGCAACGCAGGCTGAAATTCACGCTGGCGAGCTAGTGATTGACGAAACTGCATACTCTGCCAAACTTCGTGGCCGGATTTTGGACCTAACCTACAAAGAATTTGAATTATTGAAGTATTTGGCGCAGCATCCAGGTCGGGTATTTTCCCGATCGCAGCTGCTTCAGGAAGTTTGGGGCTACGACTACTTCGGAGGCACTCGTACTGTTGATGTTCACATCAGACGGCTACGCGCAAAGCTCGGAGTGGAAAACGAATCATTGATTGGCACAGTACGAAATGTTGGCTATCGATTTGTTGCAGGAAATTCTGAAGCAACCGAAGACTCGCTAGTTTGAAATTGACGCGTGCTATGGACTTCGTCATCACGCAACACAGCGCTCTAACTCATAATGAAGTTGCTGAAGTAAAAACATTGATAGCCGCTGTGGCAATTGAAGATGGTATGTCGCCTTTAGGAGAACATGTCCTTATTCACTTACATCACGGTGGAGATGACGATGCAATCCAGTTACTGGCAAGAGATCGGAACGGAAATTTAGTCGGTTACTTACACCTTGATGTAACCGACACCGTTTCTGGACCTGCTGTTGAGGTTGCCGTGGAACCAAATGCTCGAGGCAAGGGATTAGGCACTGCGTTAGTTAAGGCAGCCGAAGAACTAACAGACGGCCAACCAATCCGCCTATGGGCACATGGCATAAACACAACTGCTCATCTACTCGCGCGCACGTTGGGATACCGAAAAATTCGCGAACTATGGCAAATGCGACGCTCACTCTTTGCAGACATCCCCGATGTATCTTCACCGACAAATTTCATAATTCGAACTTTCATCGTGGGCCAAGATGAAGCACAGTGGCTTGTGGCTAACCAGGCAGCTTTCCGCAATCACCCAGATCAAGGAAATTGGACTGCAGAAGACCTGGCCATTCGGATGCGAGAAGCCTGGTTCGATCCAGCTGGATTTTTCATCGCAACTAACTCTGCTGATGAAATCGTTGGCTTTAATTGGACCAAGATTCATGGTGGTCACAAACATGGCGACCATCACCATCCGGAAATGGGTGAACTTTATGTTTTGGGTGTGCTGCCTAGCTTTCAGAACCTGGGTCTGGGTAAAGCGCTAACCGCCCGCGGATTGGCATATTTACGCGATCAAGGACTTCCGGCGGCCATGCTCTATGTTGAGTCTTCAAATCAGCAAGCAATTGGCCTTTACGAATCCGTAGGATTCACGCATTGGGATACTGACATTATGTTTCGTGAAAGCTAGCAAGTAATTTACTCGGTAATCAATTTGGTTCCCGAAGGGAACTCAACTCGGTGGCCTTCGACAAATAACCAAGCAGATTGTCTGCCTTGAACTTCCCATTCAAATGGTCCACCAACAATCGCTGTGTCTTCATCAATTCCCACCACGGTGACACCATCTGGAACATTCATAAATCGGGCAAAAAAGTCTGGCACGTGTGCAAACATTCGATCAAAATGTGGCAGCACTCGAATATGTGGCAAAGTACCTAAACCTTTTGTAGGAGCATGCGCAGTTAAGCGTAGGCCAGGTATGTGATCGGCAAGCGCCATGGCACCAGCACTGCAACCAGCGAGGGCGGCGCCAGATTTCCAAGCAGACTCGATTGCGCGCCAAACTAATGTGTCGCGCAATGTGTTAGCCAAAAAAGACGGGTTGCCACCAGATAGATAAATCAGCCCCGCATCATCGATTTTTCTGGCTAATTCAACCGAGTCAGCATCAAGTCTGGATTGCACTATGACTGGCACAGCTTCTACCCCGATTCGCTGAGCCTGCTCAATTCCCAAGTTCACCCAGTACTGCACAGACTTTTCACCCTCAGGCGCTGCGGCGGTAGGAATTTGAACATACTTTGGGCTGCGACCAATTAAAAGTGAAGCTTCAACTGATTGCATTACGGGCAAATATTCTCCAGAGCCAACCAGTGCAATAGGGCCAGCACTCATCAATCTGTCAACTCCCAGATTGTGGTCTCCGGGGAATCCTTCAAGGAGATACCTTGACTCACGAGTGCGTCCCTAATCAAGTCGGCTTGATCCCAGCGGCCATCGACACGCGCCTGCTTTCGTAACTCAAGGAGAAGTTCTACGGATGGCGCTAGTAAGGCATGCAAGTCTATTTTTGGAGTTGCCGCCAATTCACCAAGTTTCACAATTAACGAGTGCACCTCTGTTCGTAATGAAGTGTCACGGTCCATTCGGTCAGCCTGCAGAATTTGGGTTACCGCCAAGTCGATAGCTCCATTAGCTAAAGATTCACGGGCCTGCAAAATATCTGCATCAGAATTTTGTTCAATTTTGATGCTCTTTCGCTCCACAGCTACTGCCCTAGCGATATCATCAAATGCAACTCTTGTGCCAGATGGATAGGTAGTTACCGAGGTACCTTTTCGTAATGTAAGCGTTCCTCGACCAAATACGGATGCAACCTTTTCATCCAAATCAAAACTAATAGCGGTGTGTTCATCAACTCCGATTATGAATACATCCGCTGGTAATTGTGCTTCCAACGCACGCAGACGATTTTCACCAAGGTAGCAATAGCGGGTGTCGTGATTTCCACCTTCAGCATTATCAAAGTGCGGGATAACTGCAGCCTTGAATCCAGTGTGCTGCTCCAAGATATTAAGACCTGTTAGCCAATGTGGTTGTTCTCCCACTTTGTAAATTTCATAAACTGGAACAGTATGAGAACCCAAGGTCAGTGCCGCAGCGGAAGCAAAAATCGCCGCTCCTCGATTAAGAACTGCACTTACATGTTCAGCTAATCCAGAATCTTGCCAAGTTCGCAAAGCATAAGTTGGACTGCCTGGGCCAGCGAATAGCCACTCGGCTTCTCGCAGTGCACTTACCGCGCGGGCATTCTTGTCGGCAGACTCTGTAACTGATCGATAAGAAACAACCGCAATCTCACGGCCCACTGAAGTGCTGAAGTAATCAAGAATCTTGGCGGTTAAATCATCAGCATTTTCTTGGAAGCCAAATGGGGTGTCCAAGACAACTGCTGAATTAGGCGAATTTGCAACTGACTGCAGAATTTTCTGGTGCGCAGTAACCATAGTCGGGCTGGTCTCGCCACTTCCCATGATCACTAATTGCCTCGTCACGATTAAATCTTGGCAGTTAATTAGCCCTTTCGTCACATATTGCAGGGAAAATTCGCTATGAGCGTTACCAATTAGACCTTGTTAACCTTCATGTGCCAACCTTTACCTATGCCGACTGCCGACTCCAATCAGGGCTTGCCTGATGACCTTCCCGCGGACCGGTTTTTGGATCGCGAATTATCCTGGCTCGCTTTCAATAAGCGCGTACTAGAACTTGCGCAAGATCAGAATTTGCCACTTCTAGAGCGAGTCAAGTACTTATCCATTTTTGCAAGTAACCTCGATGAATTTTTCATGGTCAGAGTAGCGGGATTAAAACGTCGTATTGCTACCGGAATTGCGGTTAAGTCGGCCAGTGGAAAAATGCCGAGTGAAGTTCATGAATCGGTACTGACTCGTAGTCATGAATTAATGACTGAGCAGTCCCACGTTTTCAAGCACGATGTCTTGCCCGCATTGGTTTCGAACGGGATTTACATACTGCGCTGGGAGCAGTTAGCTGATGAAGAACAAGCTACTCTGACAAAACTGTTTAACGATCAAGTTTTCCCAGTGTTAACTCCATTAGCTGTCGATCCATCTCACCCATTCCCTTACATATCTGGTTTGTCGCTTAACCTGGCAATCTTGGTTCGCAATCCTGAAACGCGAAATGAACTTTTTGCCCGCGTGAAAGTTCCACCTTCGTTACCCAGATTTTTGCAAGTGGGTAAGCAGCGGTTCGTCCCGCTTGAAGATGTAATTGGCGCCCATGCTCACATGCTTTTTCCTGGAATGGAGATTGTGCAACAGCACACATTCCGTGTTACCCGAAATGAAGAACTTGAAGTTGAAGAAGACGATGCCGAGAATCTCCTACAGGCTCTAGAACGCGAATTGATGCGTCGTAGATTCGGACCCCCAGTCAGACTGGAGGTAGAAAATTCAGTGGACGATCACGTGCTTGATTTGCTTATCAGCGAACTTGGTGTGACCGAAGATGAAGTATTCAGACTTGAGGGTCCACTTGACCTAAAGTCATTGATGGAACTTGTATCGCTAGATCGCGGTGACCTTAAATTACCACCTTTTGTTCCTCATACCAGCACTGCTTTGTCAGCCGTTGAATCGGCTAGCGCACCAAATGTTCTTGAAGTGATGCGAAGCCGAGATGTCTTACTGCATCATCCGTATGACTCGTTTTCAACGAGCATGCAACTATTCCTTGAGCAGGCATCTGAAGATCCGCATGTACTGGCCATCAAGCAGACTTTGTACCGAACCTCCGGTGACTCGCCGATTGTTGATGCGCTTATCAATGCCGCAGAAATGGGAAAGCAAGTCCTAGCAGTTGTTGAAATCAAAGCTCGCTTTGATGAGCAAAATAACATTGACTGGGCCCGCAAACTTGAAGAAGCCGGTGTGCATGTTGTCTATGGATTAGTCGGCCTGAAAACTCATGCCAAACTTTGTATGGTTGTGCGAAGCGATGCAGGAAAATTGCGGCGTTACATTCATATCGGAACCGGAAATTACAATCCAAAGACAGCGCGCCTGTACGAAGACTTCGGCCTACTAACCACTGATCCCGAAATTGGCGAAGATGTTGCCAGTCTGTTCAATCACTTATCTGGCTACGCAGTTCAGGGAGATTATCACCGACTCTTGGTCGCACCTGGCGCGCTTCGCGAAGGTCTGATTGAGCGAATAAATCGTGAAGCTGAGTTCGGCAAGTCTGGGCGAGAAGCCCGAATTCGAATTAAATGTAATGCGATTGTTGACGAGTCAATCATCGACGCCTTATATCGAGCATCAGGGGCTGGCGTACAAGTTGAAATCCTGGTGCGTGGTACCTGTGCCTTAAAGCCTGGGGTAATTGGACTGTCTGAAAATATCCAAGTTCGTTCTGTGCTTGGTCGGTTTCTAGAACATAGCCGTGCATTTGAATTCAACAATGGCGGCGAGCTCGAGACTTGGATTGGTTCGGCCGACATGATGCATCGCAATCTAGATCGTCGAGTTGAATGTTTGGTTCGACTAAGTGCTCAGGATGCTCAAACGGTAAAACATGTTTTGGATTTAGGGCTCTCTGCCGAAAGTGCATCTTGGCACCTTGGCGCTGATGGTGCTTGGCAACGACACAATCTATCTCCTGCGGGTGAGCGAATTCCTGATTACCAAGAGCAGCTGATTTTAAAACATCCAGCCAGTCGGACACCGACCGCAGTTAATGCGCCACGCAAGATTGAAAACATACTAAACAAAGTTGGGCTGCGCAGTGTTCGATGATGCAGTGATCGCTTCAGGAGCAGCAGTCAGTCGCCCAGGTAAGTCCCAAACTGAATATTTGCTTATCCATCGGGCTCATCGCTCAGATTGGACGCTACCCAAAGGCAAAGTAGAACCTGGCGAGGATCTAATTTCGGCAGCAATCAGAGAAGTACGGGAAGAAACTGGCTTAGCTGTTGTACTAGGTGCACCTTTGCCCACGCAACAATACCTGGTTAAGGGGGCGCCGAAAGCCGTTTTCTACTGGCATGCCTCAATTGTTGGTGGCTCATTTACTCCGAACGATGAAGTTGATGAAATTGTTTGGCTACCACTAAGTAAAGCGGTGAAGAAACTCTCTTACGAGCACGATGCAGAAGTGTTACGTGCGGCCGCCGAATTAATTCCAACTAGGCCTCTGTTGGTACTCCGGCACACGCAAGCAATGAAACGGGCTGAGTGGAAACTATCAAACGATGCCCTGGCAGCCAACGATGCAAGTCGCCCGCTAACAGCTATCGGGCGAGGACACGCACATGGCTTAACCACAGTGCTGGCCGCCTTCGGAATAAATGCAATTCATTCCTCGGACTCGCGCAGATGCCGCGATACGGTCGGCCCATTTGCCAGCGCGCGCAGTTTACCAATCGCTCTCGAAGCATCACTTAGCGAAGAGCGGCATATGTTAAATCCGGAAAATGCGCACGAGCGTGTGCGCTACTTAGCATCGGTCAACGATGCAATAGTTTTGTGCACTCATCGGCCTGTTATGCCCACGGTTATGCAAACTCTTGCTGAAGAGTTCGAATTGGCTCATGAAATTGCTGATGCTTTTGATCCAGCGCTCGCGCCAGGAGCTTATACGGTATTCCACCGGGATGCCAAAGATTTGAAGAGAATTGTTGCGGTCGAGAGGCATAGACTTACTGACTAGCTCAAAGCACCTGCTGGCCTTTGCCCAAAACTACAATTCCATTTTCGCTGACTGTGTATCGTGACCTATCTAATTCCAAATCAACGCCAATTTGGGCACCGTCAGGCACGATGATGTTCTTATCCAAAATTGCGTTACGAATAACAGCTCCACGCCCTACCCGAACTCCAGGCATGAGTACTGCCCCATCGACGTATGCACCCTCATCTACGCGTACGGCATTTGCAACTACTGAGTTGCGCACGTGAGCGCCAGCCAAAATAGATCCAGCTCCAACGAT comes from Actinomycetota bacterium and encodes:
- a CDS encoding DUF1416 domain-containing protein, which gives rise to MSSCGAVVGGVSLDHVDVTKQAVIQGVISTTTGPVATGYARLNDRNGDFVAEVPLSARGEFRFFAAPGLWTVVALVPGGTSRTEVKAELGQIADLDITI
- a CDS encoding adenylosuccinate synthase produces the protein MPAIVLVGAQWGDEGKGKATDLLGGRVDYVVRYQGGNNAGHTVVIGDKKFALHLLPSGILTPEVIPVIGNGVVIDAGVLFQEIEGLESQGVDTSRLVISANAHLITSYHVTLDKVTERFLGKSKIGTTGRGIGPTYSDKIARLGLRVQDLFDEKILREKIEGSLMSKNQVLVKVFNRRAIAVDEVAEELLGYAERLRPYIADTALLLNNALDQDKVVLLEGGQGTLLDVDHGTYPFVTSSNPTSGGACAGSGIGPTKITGVIGILKAYTTRVGSGPFPTELLDEDGERLRTIGGERGVTTGRARRCGWFDAPIARYATRINGLTDIFLTKLDVLTGFDQIPVCVAYDIDGTRSDELPMTQTEFHHAKPIYEMLPGWTEDISGAQSLEDLPANARSYVKFLEEISGTQISAIGVGQDRNATIALRDLIR
- a CDS encoding NUDIX hydrolase — translated: MGCAVFDDAVIASGAAVSRPGKSQTEYLLIHRAHRSDWTLPKGKVEPGEDLISAAIREVREETGLAVVLGAPLPTQQYLVKGAPKAVFYWHASIVGGSFTPNDEVDEIVWLPLSKAVKKLSYEHDAEVLRAAAELIPTRPLLVLRHTQAMKRAEWKLSNDALAANDASRPLTAIGRGHAHGLTTVLAAFGINAIHSSDSRRCRDTVGPFASARSLPIALEASLSEERHMLNPENAHERVRYLASVNDAIVLCTHRPVMPTVMQTLAEEFELAHEIADAFDPALAPGAYTVFHRDAKDLKRIVAVERHRLTD
- a CDS encoding sulfurtransferase, which gives rise to MARNEVLVDTEWAVAHIDDPKIVFVEVDEDTAAYEANHIRGAVGLNWRTELQDGLRRDIIGKESLEALLSAKGISNDDTIVLYGGNNNWFAAYAYWYLKLYGHQDVRLLDGGRKKWELEGRELVSEATVRPVTNYVATDQDRSLRSFRDDVLNAIGTKNLVDVRSPDEYAGRLLAPAHLPQETSQVAGHVPTAVNIPWSKAANEDGTFKSDDELKALYEGAGVDLNKDTIAYCRIGERSSHTWFVLRELLGIENVTNYDGSWTEYGSLVGVPVALGDAPGKA
- a CDS encoding DNA-binding response regulator codes for the protein MATILLLTRVVTPSVSVLPGLELLSHHVKTMTPEPTALLSAPPCDLILVDARTDLPAARSLCRLMEATGNASPVMVISTEGGLAAIASDWGISDVILDTAGPAEIETRIRLAVGRVAIENPQATQAEIHAGELVIDETAYSAKLRGRILDLTYKEFELLKYLAQHPGRVFSRSQLLQEVWGYDYFGGTRTVDVHIRRLRAKLGVENESLIGTVRNVGYRFVAGNSEATEDSLV
- a CDS encoding peptidase, encoding MSAGPIALVGSGEYLPVMQSVEASLLIGRSPKYVQIPTAAAPEGEKSVQYWVNLGIEQAQRIGVEAVPVIVQSRLDADSVELARKIDDAGLIYLSGGNPSFLANTLRDTLVWRAIESAWKSGAALAGCSAGAMALADHIPGLRLTAHAPTKGLGTLPHIRVLPHFDRMFAHVPDFFARFMNVPDGVTVVGIDEDTAIVGGPFEWEVQGRQSAWLFVEGHRVEFPSGTKLITE
- the mshD gene encoding mycothiol synthase; translation: MDFVITQHSALTHNEVAEVKTLIAAVAIEDGMSPLGEHVLIHLHHGGDDDAIQLLARDRNGNLVGYLHLDVTDTVSGPAVEVAVEPNARGKGLGTALVKAAEELTDGQPIRLWAHGINTTAHLLARTLGYRKIRELWQMRRSLFADIPDVSSPTNFIIRTFIVGQDEAQWLVANQAAFRNHPDQGNWTAEDLAIRMREAWFDPAGFFIATNSADEIVGFNWTKIHGGHKHGDHHHPEMGELYVLGVLPSFQNLGLGKALTARGLAYLRDQGLPAAMLYVESSNQQAIGLYESVGFTHWDTDIMFRES
- a CDS encoding RNA degradosome polyphosphate kinase — translated: MCQPLPMPTADSNQGLPDDLPADRFLDRELSWLAFNKRVLELAQDQNLPLLERVKYLSIFASNLDEFFMVRVAGLKRRIATGIAVKSASGKMPSEVHESVLTRSHELMTEQSHVFKHDVLPALVSNGIYILRWEQLADEEQATLTKLFNDQVFPVLTPLAVDPSHPFPYISGLSLNLAILVRNPETRNELFARVKVPPSLPRFLQVGKQRFVPLEDVIGAHAHMLFPGMEIVQQHTFRVTRNEELEVEEDDAENLLQALERELMRRRFGPPVRLEVENSVDDHVLDLLISELGVTEDEVFRLEGPLDLKSLMELVSLDRGDLKLPPFVPHTSTALSAVESASAPNVLEVMRSRDVLLHHPYDSFSTSMQLFLEQASEDPHVLAIKQTLYRTSGDSPIVDALINAAEMGKQVLAVVEIKARFDEQNNIDWARKLEEAGVHVVYGLVGLKTHAKLCMVVRSDAGKLRRYIHIGTGNYNPKTARLYEDFGLLTTDPEIGEDVASLFNHLSGYAVQGDYHRLLVAPGALREGLIERINREAEFGKSGREARIRIKCNAIVDESIIDALYRASGAGVQVEILVRGTCALKPGVIGLSENIQVRSVLGRFLEHSRAFEFNNGGELETWIGSADMMHRNLDRRVECLVRLSAQDAQTVKHVLDLGLSAESASWHLGADGAWQRHNLSPAGERIPDYQEQLILKHPASRTPTAVNAPRKIENILNKVGLRSVR
- a CDS encoding thioredoxin; amino-acid sequence: MDTGLKLAVITLAVSTVIGIVMHFRSGHIRKTIRDLQISESDLGKPLGQRATFIQFSSAFCQPCRATKLLLGSLIQNAEGIGHIEIDAESHLDLVRRLHVTRTPTTLVVDGKGRIVGKAVGVPKKQEVLATIEALSGN
- a CDS encoding DUF4395 domain-containing protein, coding for MSKQIDPRGPRFGAVITTAVVAMALITLPTTTSVVLLGVQLVAHGLGAFVGLSAQPYGVIYRKFVQPRLAKPTELEDEAPPKFAQLVGFTFALAALVAIALDQQVLAQVIVVLHLAASFLNGAFNFCLGCQMYLIGKRVFSN